GCCGTGCGAACGCCCGGGCTATCGCCGTGGATAATCTCCAGCACTTCGCTGTTTTCGAAGATCAGCGCGCCGAGGCTTTCCGCCGCCCGCGCCTCGCCGATGCACAGGTTGAGCGGGTGCAGGTGCATGTTGCGGGTGTTCTTGATTGCGCCGTGATAGAGGTCGCTTTGCAGCAGGTCGCGCACCTGGCTGCGGTCGAGCAGGCTGACTTCATCGCCCATGCCGCGACGCACGGCTTCGTCGTAATCGCTGCGCAAACCGGCCATGTGGCTCGGCTTGTAGGCCGCGTGCAAGTGGCCGTGTTTCAGGTCGCACTCGATCCCGTATTTTTCGACGCGCTGTTTGATGATTTCGTGGCCGCGCCAGCGCAGGTGCCAGATGAAATCGTCGACCTCATCGCCCAAGGTGTTGCGCATCTGCTTGCGCATCGCACCATCGCCGGACAGGCTGCCGGTCACCTGTCCGCCATTGCGCCCGGTGGCGCCCCAACCGATCTTGTGGCTTTCGACGATGGCGACTTTCAGGCCTTTCTCGGCGAGTTCCACTGCAGTGGCGACGCCGGTGAAACCGCCGCCGATGATCACCACATCGACCTTGTGCCGGCCTTGCAGGGTCGGGTAGTCGGTGTCGCGGTTGAGGGTCGCGGTGTAGTAGGAATTGCTGCGTTCAGTCATGTCGGTATCCAAGGCAAAAAGAGGAAAAAGGGATCAGGCTTCGGTCAGGTACCAGCGCCAGTCCTGCTCACCCACTTCAGCCATGAACTGCCGGTATTCCGCACGCTTCACCGCCAGATACACCCCGAGAAATTCCTGCCCCAGCGCATCCCTTGCCCACGCTGATTTTTCCAGTGCGGTGAGCGAGGTCAGCCAGTCAGTCGGCAGCAATTCCTTCGCCTGCGCATAGCCATTGCCTTGCACCGGTTCGCCCGGATCGATGTCTTCTTTTATCCCGCGATGAATGCCCGCGAGGATCGCCGCAGCCGCCAGATACGGGTTGGCATCGGCGCCGCAGATGCGGTGTTCGATGTGCCGGGTGTTGGCCGGGCCGCCGGGCACGCGCAGGCTGACGGTGCGGTTGTCGACGCCCCAGGTCG
This genomic window from Pseudomonas kribbensis contains:
- a CDS encoding NAD(P)/FAD-dependent oxidoreductase, giving the protein MTERSNSYYTATLNRDTDYPTLQGRHKVDVVIIGGGFTGVATAVELAEKGLKVAIVESHKIGWGATGRNGGQVTGSLSGDGAMRKQMRNTLGDEVDDFIWHLRWRGHEIIKQRVEKYGIECDLKHGHLHAAYKPSHMAGLRSDYDEAVRRGMGDEVSLLDRSQVRDLLQSDLYHGAIKNTRNMHLHPLNLCIGEARAAESLGALIFENSEVLEIIHGDSPGVRTAHGRIDANQVLLAGDVYHKLEPGQLKGKIFPAMGGIVTTEPLGDLARQINPEDLAVYDCRFVLDYYRLTADGRLLFGGGANYSGKDSRDIAGELRPCIEQTFPALKGVKIDYQWSCAMGIVINRIPQLGKLSDNVWYCQGYSGHGIATTHIMGEIMSRAITGQMQQFDTFAACSHIRVPMGDLLGNPMLAAGMWYYQMLEKLR